From a single Couchioplanes caeruleus genomic region:
- a CDS encoding Gfo/Idh/MocA family protein has translation MTPASIGVAVIGAGMVGRAHANAYRNASTVFGALPPVRLAAIADVHEPFAADAARRYGFERAETDWRAVVDDPCIDAVSVAVANNLHREITEAALAAGKHVLCEKPLAPTVADAQAMVDAAAATDRVNAVGFTFRRSPALNAIREEVVSGRLGRVRHIAGNYWTDYGFDPQRPMSWRYQGGPGSGVLADIGSHLVDLAEFFCGPTTGVQGTAMTTLIETRPKPLGVAVGHAAGVRLSDERVPVENEDICTFTAAYEGDTLGTFSLSRVAYGHANTLRVDLFCENGSASFDMTRPAEFSIVDGTPAEPVNGARQVFIGPWHPYVARGLPMDFPTVGHGQNDFFVHQARAFLGQIAGDDALPPCPDMAHGLHNLQVLEAVVAATDKPVQL, from the coding sequence ATGACCCCTGCGTCCATCGGCGTGGCGGTGATCGGGGCCGGCATGGTCGGCCGCGCGCACGCCAACGCCTACCGCAACGCGTCCACCGTCTTCGGCGCGCTCCCGCCCGTCCGTCTGGCCGCGATCGCCGACGTCCACGAGCCGTTCGCCGCCGACGCCGCGCGCCGCTACGGTTTCGAGCGCGCCGAGACCGACTGGCGCGCCGTCGTCGACGACCCCTGCATCGACGCGGTCAGCGTCGCCGTCGCCAACAACCTGCATCGCGAGATCACCGAGGCCGCGCTCGCGGCCGGCAAGCACGTCCTCTGCGAGAAACCGCTCGCCCCCACCGTCGCCGACGCGCAGGCCATGGTGGACGCCGCCGCGGCCACCGACCGCGTCAACGCCGTCGGGTTCACCTTCCGCCGCTCCCCCGCCCTCAACGCCATCCGGGAGGAGGTCGTCAGCGGCCGCCTCGGCCGCGTCCGGCACATCGCCGGCAACTACTGGACCGACTACGGGTTCGACCCGCAACGCCCGATGAGCTGGCGCTACCAGGGCGGCCCCGGCTCCGGGGTGCTCGCCGACATCGGCAGCCACCTCGTCGACCTCGCCGAGTTCTTCTGCGGGCCCACCACGGGCGTGCAGGGCACCGCCATGACCACCCTCATAGAAACGCGCCCCAAACCCCTCGGCGTCGCGGTGGGGCACGCCGCCGGGGTCCGGCTCAGCGACGAGCGGGTCCCGGTGGAGAACGAGGACATCTGTACGTTCACCGCGGCGTACGAGGGCGACACGCTGGGCACCTTCTCGCTGTCTCGGGTGGCTTACGGGCACGCCAACACGTTGCGGGTCGACCTGTTCTGCGAGAACGGCAGCGCCTCGTTCGACATGACGCGGCCCGCCGAGTTCAGCATCGTCGACGGCACCCCCGCCGAGCCGGTCAACGGGGCGCGGCAGGTGTTCATCGGGCCCTGGCATCCGTACGTGGCCCGCGGCCTGCCCATGGACTTCCCCACGGTCGGGCACGGCCAGAACGACTTCTTCGTCCACCAGGCCCGCGCCTTCCTCGGCCAGATCGCCGGCGACGACGCGCTGCCGCCCTGTCCCGACATGGCCCACGGCCTGCACAACCTGCAGGTGCTCGAGGCCGTCGTCGCCGCCACCGACAAGCCCGTCCAGCTCTGA
- a CDS encoding LacI family DNA-binding transcriptional regulator — translation MDQRPRLDDVAARVGVSTASVSLVLRGAPGPSAETRRRVLEAAAELGYRADRTASMLARRRRHLLGVMLDIRNPFHAELVEEIQAEADGVGYEVVLSTLTRHRDEARAVDTLLDFRCEAVLLLGPDVADGRLGELAAQVPVVAIGRRVGDDRVDVVRSADHLGVAEAVTHLTGLGHRRIAFLDGGRGAVAAARRRGYRDAMRRAGLQSEITILPGDHTEEGGIRAGRLLAAATDRPTAVVASNDRLAVGLMDAFVRAGIPVPGAMSIIGYDDSTLARLAHIDLTSINQDAPAQARFAVRAAVQRLDEGREQRMEMVLDPHLVVRGSTAAPP, via the coding sequence ATGGATCAACGGCCCCGGCTGGACGACGTGGCCGCCCGGGTGGGCGTGTCCACGGCGTCGGTCTCGCTGGTGCTGCGCGGCGCGCCCGGCCCGAGCGCCGAGACCCGCCGCCGGGTTCTCGAGGCGGCCGCCGAGCTGGGCTATCGCGCCGATCGCACGGCCAGCATGCTCGCGCGCAGGCGACGGCACCTGCTCGGTGTGATGCTCGACATCCGCAACCCGTTCCACGCCGAGCTGGTCGAGGAGATCCAGGCGGAGGCGGACGGCGTCGGTTACGAGGTGGTGCTGTCCACCCTGACCCGCCACCGCGACGAGGCCCGGGCGGTCGACACCCTGCTCGACTTCCGCTGCGAGGCGGTGCTGCTGCTGGGCCCCGACGTCGCGGACGGCCGGCTCGGCGAGCTGGCCGCGCAGGTGCCCGTGGTGGCGATCGGCCGCCGGGTCGGCGACGACCGCGTCGACGTGGTGCGGTCAGCGGACCACCTCGGCGTGGCGGAGGCGGTCACCCACCTGACCGGTCTCGGGCACCGCCGCATCGCCTTCCTCGACGGCGGGCGCGGCGCGGTGGCGGCCGCGCGCCGCCGCGGCTACCGCGACGCCATGCGCCGCGCCGGCCTGCAGAGCGAGATCACGATCCTGCCAGGGGACCACACCGAGGAGGGCGGCATCCGCGCGGGCCGGCTGCTGGCCGCCGCCACCGACCGCCCGACGGCGGTCGTCGCCAGCAACGACCGCCTCGCCGTCGGCCTCATGGACGCGTTCGTGCGCGCCGGCATACCGGTCCCCGGGGCCATGTCCATCATCGGGTACGACGACAGCACCCTGGCCCGCCTCGCGCACATCGACCTCACCTCGATCAACCAGGACGCCCCGGCCCAGGCGAGATTCGCGGTACGCGCCGCCGTCCAGCGCCTCGACGAGGGCCGCGAGCAGCGTATGGAGATGGTCCTCGACCCGCACCTGGTCGTGCGGGGCAGCACCGCCGCACCGCCATGA
- the paaK gene encoding phenylacetate--CoA ligase PaaK, whose translation MQDRSPRPADLEPVERASVDELRELQLQRLKWSLRHAYDNVAPYRKMFEEHQVHPDDLRELGDLATFPFTDKAVLRANYPYGMFAVPRDRIARLHASSGTTGRPTVVGYTLEDVRTWARLMARSIRAAGGRPGDRVHVAYGYGLFTGGLGAHYGAEELGCTVIPVSGGMTERQVMLIKDFEPDIIMVTPSYMLAIVDEMRRQGVDPRATSLAVGIFGAEPWTQELRAEIEQEVDLHAVDIYGLSEVMGPGVAMECVETKDGLHVWEDHFLPEIIDPLTGEVLPDGELGELVFTSLTKEAMPVVRYRTRDLTRLLPGTARPMRRIEKITGRTDDMIILRGVNVFPTQIEELIVRTPALSPHFQCVLARSGRLDELTVKVERRHGVAPEAAQEAGRQLATLVKNTVGVSVAVEVIEPDGVERSMGKMRRIVDQRPKG comes from the coding sequence ATGCAGGACCGCTCCCCTCGCCCGGCCGACCTCGAACCCGTCGAACGCGCCTCGGTCGACGAGCTGCGCGAGCTGCAGCTCCAGCGGCTGAAGTGGTCGCTGCGGCACGCGTACGACAACGTGGCGCCGTACCGGAAGATGTTCGAGGAACACCAGGTCCACCCCGACGACCTGCGCGAGCTCGGCGACCTGGCGACGTTCCCGTTCACCGACAAGGCGGTGCTGCGGGCCAACTACCCGTACGGCATGTTCGCCGTGCCCCGCGACCGGATCGCGCGCCTGCACGCGTCGTCCGGGACGACCGGCCGCCCGACGGTCGTCGGCTACACGCTCGAGGACGTCCGCACCTGGGCCCGCCTGATGGCCCGCTCCATCCGCGCGGCCGGCGGCCGGCCCGGCGACCGGGTCCACGTCGCCTACGGGTACGGGCTGTTCACCGGCGGGCTGGGAGCCCACTACGGCGCGGAGGAGCTCGGCTGCACCGTGATCCCGGTGTCCGGCGGCATGACGGAACGCCAGGTCATGCTGATCAAGGACTTCGAACCGGACATCATCATGGTGACACCCAGCTACATGCTCGCGATCGTCGACGAGATGCGCCGCCAGGGCGTGGACCCGCGGGCCACGTCGCTCGCGGTGGGCATCTTCGGCGCCGAACCGTGGACGCAGGAACTGCGCGCGGAGATCGAGCAGGAGGTGGACCTGCACGCGGTGGACATCTACGGCCTGTCCGAGGTGATGGGCCCCGGCGTGGCGATGGAGTGCGTGGAGACCAAGGACGGCCTGCACGTCTGGGAGGACCACTTCCTCCCCGAGATCATCGACCCGCTCACCGGCGAGGTCCTCCCGGACGGCGAACTCGGCGAGCTCGTCTTCACCTCCCTGACCAAGGAGGCCATGCCGGTCGTCCGCTACCGCACCCGCGACCTGACCCGGCTCCTGCCCGGCACGGCCCGCCCGATGCGCCGCATCGAGAAGATCACCGGCCGCACGGACGACATGATCATCCTGCGCGGGGTCAACGTGTTCCCCACCCAGATCGAAGAGCTCATCGTCCGTACGCCCGCGCTGTCCCCGCATTTCCAGTGTGTCCTCGCCCGGTCGGGACGGCTCGACGAGCTGACGGTGAAGGTGGAACGGCGGCATGGGGTCGCGCCCGAGGCGGCGCAGGAGGCAGGACGGCAGCTGGCCACGCTCGTGAAGAACACGGTCGGGGTGAGCGTGGCGGTCGAGGTGATCGAGCCCGACGGGGTGGAACGCTCGATGGGCAAGATGCGCCGGATCGTGGACCAGCGGCCGAAGGGCTGA
- a CDS encoding TetR/AcrR family transcriptional regulator, whose amino-acid sequence MLTAAVLLFNERGYDATSMDDLARRLKITKSSIYHHVRGKEELLRLAVGHALDGLDEAMTRVRDLTPASALERLESLIRLSVLVLAERLPYVTLLLRVRGNTDGELEALERRRLFDQEVTTLVKQAQAEGSIRADVDPAIAARLLFGMVNSLIEWYSPSRGGAAELAATVTAIAFDGLRTRPA is encoded by the coding sequence GTGCTCACCGCCGCGGTGCTCCTGTTCAACGAGCGCGGCTACGACGCGACCAGCATGGACGACCTCGCGCGGCGGCTGAAGATCACCAAATCGAGCATCTACCACCACGTCCGCGGCAAGGAGGAGCTGCTGCGGCTGGCGGTCGGGCACGCCCTCGACGGCCTCGACGAGGCGATGACCCGGGTACGCGACCTGACACCCGCCAGCGCGCTCGAGCGGCTCGAGTCGCTGATCCGGCTCAGCGTGCTCGTGCTGGCCGAACGGCTCCCGTACGTGACGCTGCTGCTGCGCGTACGCGGCAACACCGACGGGGAACTCGAGGCGCTCGAACGCCGCCGCCTCTTCGACCAGGAGGTCACCACGCTGGTCAAGCAGGCCCAGGCGGAGGGCTCGATCCGCGCCGACGTGGACCCCGCCATCGCCGCCCGCCTGCTCTTCGGCATGGTCAACTCGCTCATCGAGTGGTACAGCCCCTCCCGCGGCGGTGCGGCCGAGCTGGCCGCCACGGTGACCGCGATCGCCTTCGACGGCCTGCGTACGAGGCCCGCCTAA
- the paaI gene encoding hydroxyphenylacetyl-CoA thioesterase PaaI: protein MAHTAAHEMFARDTASQQLGIDLISAGEGAATVRMTVTAEMVNGHGMAHGGYVFLLADTAFACACNSHGPVTVAAGADVTFLRPAAEGDVLEARATERSSSGRSGIYDVTVTRDGDVVAEFRGRSRMISPGRPA, encoded by the coding sequence ATGGCACATACGGCGGCCCACGAGATGTTCGCCCGCGACACGGCGTCCCAGCAGCTGGGGATCGACCTGATCTCCGCAGGCGAGGGCGCCGCGACGGTCCGCATGACGGTCACCGCGGAGATGGTGAACGGGCACGGCATGGCCCACGGCGGGTACGTGTTCCTGCTCGCCGACACGGCCTTCGCCTGCGCCTGCAACAGCCACGGCCCGGTCACCGTGGCGGCGGGCGCGGACGTGACGTTCCTGCGACCGGCCGCCGAGGGCGACGTGCTGGAGGCCCGCGCCACCGAACGCTCGAGCAGCGGGCGCAGCGGCATCTACGACGTCACCGTCACCCGCGACGGCGACGTGGTGGCCGAGTTCCGGGGCCGCAGCCGCATGATCAGCCCGGGCCGGCCCGCGTGA
- the paaN gene encoding phenylacetic acid degradation protein PaaN, protein MTSPAEFYETHRDLLDRAIEAAATRDHWSAYPESPSKSVYGEQAAPAGEQAFQALLGKDFPIEVPGATTSVATERSPYGIEMGIRYPKGEPGDLAAAARAATPGWRAVGPHARAGVAAEILRRVNARIFEMAHAVQHTSGQAFVMAFQAGGAHAQDRGLEAVAVALAEQTRIPATATWAKPQRGGDPLRLSKTSTPVGRGVALVIGCNTFPTWNSYPGLFASLVTGNPVIVKPHPGAVLPLAITVQVAREVLTEAGLDPNLVTLAVEERGDGIAATLATHPDVRIVDFTGSSEFGNWLEANARQAVVYTEKAGLNTVVVDSTDDYRGMLRNLAFSLSLYSGQMCTTPQNLLVPAGGIETDAGRKSPAEFGAELAAAVDKLLGDPKRAAGTLGAIVNDGVLARLTEAGSLPGVLHPSAEVADEQFPGATIRTPVIARLDASDEKTYTREWFGPVSFVITTESTGHSLRLFTETVRHHGALTASVYSTSEDVLAAAREAALDAGVHLSQNLTGGVFVNQTAAFSDLHGTGANPAATASLTDPAYVTGRFFTLQSRHHVSEESNA, encoded by the coding sequence GTGACAAGCCCCGCCGAGTTCTACGAGACGCACCGCGACCTGCTGGACCGGGCGATCGAGGCCGCCGCGACGCGCGATCACTGGTCGGCGTACCCGGAGTCGCCGAGCAAGTCCGTCTACGGCGAGCAGGCCGCCCCCGCCGGTGAGCAGGCGTTCCAGGCGCTGCTCGGCAAGGACTTCCCGATCGAGGTGCCCGGCGCGACCACGAGCGTGGCGACCGAGCGCTCGCCGTACGGGATCGAGATGGGCATCCGCTACCCCAAGGGTGAGCCGGGCGACCTGGCCGCCGCCGCCCGCGCCGCGACGCCGGGCTGGCGGGCCGTGGGCCCGCACGCTCGCGCGGGCGTCGCCGCCGAGATCCTGCGGCGGGTCAACGCGCGCATCTTCGAGATGGCGCACGCCGTGCAGCACACCAGCGGGCAGGCGTTCGTCATGGCGTTCCAGGCCGGCGGCGCGCACGCGCAGGACCGCGGGCTGGAGGCCGTCGCGGTCGCGCTGGCCGAGCAGACCCGCATCCCCGCCACCGCCACCTGGGCCAAGCCGCAGCGCGGCGGCGACCCGCTGCGGCTGAGCAAGACCAGCACGCCCGTCGGCCGCGGCGTGGCGCTGGTGATCGGCTGCAACACGTTCCCGACCTGGAACAGCTACCCGGGCCTGTTCGCCAGCCTGGTCACCGGCAACCCGGTGATCGTCAAGCCGCATCCCGGTGCGGTGCTCCCCCTGGCCATCACCGTGCAGGTCGCCCGTGAGGTGCTCACCGAGGCCGGGCTGGACCCGAACCTCGTGACGCTCGCGGTCGAGGAGCGCGGCGACGGCATCGCCGCCACCCTCGCCACCCACCCGGACGTGCGCATCGTCGACTTCACCGGCTCGAGCGAGTTCGGCAACTGGCTGGAGGCCAACGCCCGCCAGGCCGTCGTCTACACCGAGAAGGCCGGCCTGAACACCGTCGTCGTCGACTCCACCGACGACTACCGCGGCATGCTGCGCAACCTCGCATTCTCGTTGTCGCTCTACAGCGGGCAGATGTGCACGACCCCGCAGAACCTGCTCGTGCCCGCCGGCGGCATCGAGACCGACGCCGGCCGCAAGAGCCCCGCCGAGTTCGGGGCCGAGCTCGCCGCCGCGGTCGACAAGCTGCTCGGCGACCCGAAGCGCGCCGCCGGCACGCTCGGCGCGATCGTCAACGACGGCGTGCTGGCCCGGCTCACCGAGGCCGGCTCGCTGCCGGGCGTGCTGCACCCGTCCGCCGAGGTCGCCGACGAGCAGTTCCCCGGCGCCACGATCCGTACGCCGGTGATCGCCCGTCTCGACGCCTCGGACGAGAAGACGTACACGCGGGAGTGGTTCGGGCCGGTGTCGTTCGTCATCACCACCGAGTCCACCGGGCACAGCCTGCGCCTGTTCACCGAGACGGTGCGTCACCACGGCGCGCTGACCGCGTCGGTGTACTCGACCTCCGAGGACGTCCTCGCCGCGGCGCGGGAGGCCGCCCTGGACGCCGGGGTGCACCTCTCGCAGAACCTCACGGGCGGCGTCTTCGTCAACCAGACCGCCGCGTTCAGCGACCTGCACGGCACCGGCGCCAACCCCGCCGCGACGGCCTCGCTGACGGATCCGGCGTACGTGACCGGCCGGTTCTTCACCCTGCAGTCGCGCCACCACGTCAGCGAGGAGAGCAATGCCTGA
- a CDS encoding thiolase family protein: MPEAYLVGGVRTPQGKYGGALAGVRPDDLAALVVGEAVRRAGVPGESIDEVVLGAANQAGEDNRNVARMAALLSGLPETVPGYTVNRLCASGLTAIISASRAIRCGEADVVVAGGVESMTRAPWVMAKPGTPWARPGEVVDSSLGWRFTNPRFSAKQTLSMGETAEEVAALDGITREDSDAFALRSHERAVAAIDAGRFDAEIVPVAVKDGEVTRDEGPRRGGSLEKLAKLRTVFRDGGIVTAGSSSPLSDGAAAVVVASGEAVERYGLTPRARIVVGAGAGVEPHVMGLGPVPATEKALARAGWQAGDLDAVELNEAFAAQSLAVIRRLKLDEERVNADGGAIALGHPLGCSGARLTVTLLGRMERENARRGLATLCVGVGQGVSMLVERV; this comes from the coding sequence ATGCCTGAGGCGTACCTGGTCGGTGGCGTCCGTACCCCGCAGGGCAAGTACGGCGGCGCGCTCGCCGGCGTCCGTCCCGACGACCTGGCCGCGCTCGTCGTGGGCGAGGCCGTCCGGCGGGCCGGCGTGCCCGGGGAGTCGATCGACGAGGTCGTGCTAGGCGCCGCCAACCAGGCCGGCGAGGACAACCGCAACGTCGCGCGGATGGCGGCGCTGCTGTCCGGCCTGCCCGAGACCGTGCCCGGCTACACGGTCAACCGGCTGTGCGCCAGCGGCCTGACCGCGATCATCTCCGCCTCCCGGGCGATCCGCTGCGGCGAGGCCGACGTCGTGGTGGCCGGCGGCGTCGAGTCGATGACCCGGGCGCCGTGGGTGATGGCCAAGCCCGGCACCCCGTGGGCGCGTCCCGGCGAGGTCGTGGACAGCTCGCTCGGCTGGCGCTTCACCAACCCGAGGTTCAGCGCGAAGCAGACGCTGTCGATGGGCGAGACGGCCGAGGAGGTCGCGGCCCTCGACGGCATCACCCGTGAGGACAGCGACGCGTTCGCCCTGCGCAGCCACGAGCGGGCCGTCGCCGCGATCGACGCCGGCCGCTTCGACGCCGAGATCGTGCCGGTCGCCGTCAAGGACGGCGAGGTCACCCGCGACGAGGGGCCGCGCCGCGGCGGCAGCCTGGAGAAGCTCGCAAAGCTCAGGACCGTGTTCCGCGACGGCGGCATCGTCACCGCCGGGTCGTCGTCGCCGCTGTCGGACGGCGCGGCCGCCGTCGTGGTCGCCAGCGGCGAGGCCGTCGAACGGTACGGCCTGACGCCGCGCGCCCGCATCGTCGTGGGCGCCGGCGCCGGCGTGGAGCCGCACGTCATGGGCCTCGGGCCGGTACCGGCGACCGAGAAGGCCCTGGCCCGGGCCGGCTGGCAGGCCGGCGACCTCGACGCGGTGGAGCTCAACGAGGCCTTCGCCGCGCAGTCGCTCGCGGTGATCCGCCGGCTCAAGCTCGACGAGGAGCGGGTCAACGCCGACGGCGGCGCGATCGCGCTCGGGCACCCGCTGGGCTGCTCCGGCGCCCGGCTCACGGTGACGCTGCTGGGCCGCATGGAGCGCGAGAACGCCCGCCGCGGCCTGGCCACCCTGTGCGTCGGCGTGGGGCAGGGCGTGTCGATGCTGGTGGAGCGCGTCTGA
- a CDS encoding enoyl-CoA hydratase/isomerase family protein, translating into MGATLAVEEHADRVVVTLRRPEARNAINAAMIRELHEVCADLEERPRLLLITGAEGTFAAGADIGELRERGRDQALQGINSRLFDRVARLPLPTVAAVDGYALGGGAELAYACDVRLASPAAVFGNPEPGLGILAAAGACWRLRELVGASVAKQVLLAGRRLDADDAYRFGLVAEVVPAAELLKRAHALLDRMARSGPLALRLTKLVADAPGGHPVTDDLAQAVLFESEDKRSRMDAFLAGERR; encoded by the coding sequence ATGGGAGCCACTCTCGCGGTCGAGGAGCACGCCGACCGGGTGGTCGTCACGCTGCGGCGCCCCGAGGCCCGCAACGCGATCAACGCGGCCATGATCCGTGAGCTGCACGAGGTCTGCGCGGACCTGGAGGAGCGCCCGCGGCTGCTGCTGATCACCGGCGCCGAGGGCACCTTCGCCGCCGGCGCGGACATCGGCGAACTCCGCGAACGTGGCCGTGACCAGGCGTTGCAGGGCATCAACAGCCGGCTGTTCGACCGGGTCGCCCGGCTGCCGCTGCCCACGGTCGCGGCGGTCGACGGGTACGCGCTCGGCGGCGGCGCGGAGCTCGCGTACGCCTGCGACGTGCGGCTGGCCTCGCCCGCGGCGGTGTTCGGCAACCCGGAGCCGGGACTGGGCATCCTCGCGGCGGCCGGCGCGTGCTGGCGGCTGCGGGAGCTCGTGGGCGCCTCGGTCGCCAAGCAGGTGCTCCTCGCGGGACGCCGGCTCGACGCGGACGACGCGTACCGGTTCGGGCTGGTCGCCGAGGTCGTGCCGGCGGCCGAGCTGCTCAAGCGGGCGCACGCGCTGCTCGACCGGATGGCCCGCTCGGGTCCGCTGGCGTTGCGGCTGACCAAGCTGGTCGCCGACGCGCCCGGCGGTCACCCGGTCACCGACGACCTCGCGCAGGCCGTGCTCTTCGAGTCCGAGGACAAGCGGTCGCGGATGGACGCGTTCCTGGCGGGTGAGCGGCGATGA
- a CDS encoding 3-hydroxyacyl-CoA dehydrogenase family protein: MTGVPKRVGVIGGGRMGAGIAQVFATAGAVVTVVEPDRAAARERVATGLRRAAERGKLAEDPAAVLERIELTGELPADAGLVVEAVPEDPALKTSVLAAAEKVVGEDAVLATNTSSLSIAGLAEGLRRPGRFVGMHFFNPVPASDLVEIVAGPQTGRAVRDAAAGWAGALGKTAIVVRDSPGFATSRLGVLLGLEAIRMLEEGVADAESIDRAMELGYRHPMGPLRSTDLVGLDVRLAIAEHLHRELGDRFAPPRLLRDKVARGELGRKSGQGFYSWEAS; encoded by the coding sequence ATGACCGGCGTACCGAAGCGGGTGGGTGTCATCGGCGGCGGCCGGATGGGCGCCGGCATCGCCCAGGTCTTCGCCACGGCCGGCGCGGTCGTGACGGTCGTCGAGCCGGACCGCGCCGCCGCTCGCGAGCGGGTCGCGACCGGCCTCCGGCGTGCCGCCGAGCGCGGCAAACTGGCCGAGGACCCCGCTGCCGTCCTGGAGCGGATCGAGCTGACCGGTGAGCTCCCGGCCGATGCCGGGCTGGTGGTCGAGGCGGTCCCCGAGGACCCGGCGCTGAAGACGAGCGTGCTCGCGGCCGCCGAGAAGGTCGTCGGCGAGGACGCGGTGCTCGCCACGAACACCAGCTCGCTGTCGATCGCCGGTCTCGCCGAGGGCCTGCGGCGGCCCGGGCGGTTCGTAGGCATGCACTTCTTCAACCCGGTGCCCGCCAGCGATCTCGTCGAGATCGTCGCCGGCCCGCAGACCGGCCGGGCCGTCCGGGACGCCGCGGCCGGGTGGGCGGGCGCGCTGGGCAAGACCGCGATCGTCGTACGGGACTCGCCCGGCTTCGCCACCAGCCGCCTGGGCGTCCTGCTCGGGCTGGAGGCGATCCGCATGCTCGAGGAGGGCGTGGCCGACGCCGAGTCCATCGACCGCGCGATGGAGCTGGGCTACCGGCACCCGATGGGCCCGCTGCGCTCGACCGACCTGGTCGGACTCGACGTACGGCTGGCCATCGCCGAGCACCTGCACCGTGAGCTCGGCGACCGGTTCGCCCCGCCGCGGCTGCTCCGGGACAAGGTCGCGCGCGGCGAGCTCGGCCGCAAGAGCGGGCAGGGCTTCTACTCCTGGGAGGCGTCATGA
- the paaA gene encoding 1,2-phenylacetyl-CoA epoxidase subunit PaaA — protein sequence MTGEEVFTETIAKDQRIEPRDWMPDGYRRTMIRQIAQHAHSEIIGMQPEGEWITRAPSLRRKAILLAKVQDEAGHGLYLYSAAETLGADRGDLTRRLIEGRQKYSSIFNYPTLSFADVGVIGWLVDGAAICNQVPLCRSSFGPYARAMIRICKEESFHQRQGYELLLTMMGGTPAQREMVQDAVNRWWWPSLMMFGPPDDRSPNSAQSMAWKIKRHSNDELRQRFVDMTVPQAGALGVTLPDPSLAWNADRGHYDFGTPDWAELSRVISGDGPCNAQRIERRRRADEDGAWVREAAAAHAAKQMGVPA from the coding sequence ATGACCGGCGAAGAGGTCTTCACCGAGACCATCGCGAAGGACCAGCGGATCGAGCCGCGGGACTGGATGCCGGACGGCTACCGCAGGACGATGATCCGGCAGATCGCCCAGCACGCGCACTCCGAGATCATCGGCATGCAGCCGGAGGGGGAGTGGATCACCCGGGCGCCGTCGCTGCGGCGCAAGGCGATCCTGCTCGCCAAGGTGCAGGACGAGGCCGGCCACGGGCTCTACCTGTACTCGGCCGCCGAGACGCTCGGCGCGGACCGCGGGGACCTGACCCGCCGGCTCATCGAGGGCCGGCAGAAGTACTCGTCGATCTTCAACTATCCGACGCTGTCCTTCGCCGACGTGGGCGTCATCGGCTGGCTCGTCGACGGCGCGGCGATCTGCAACCAGGTGCCGCTGTGCCGCAGCTCCTTCGGCCCGTACGCGCGAGCCATGATCCGCATCTGCAAGGAGGAGTCGTTCCACCAGCGGCAGGGCTACGAACTGCTGCTGACCATGATGGGCGGCACCCCGGCGCAGCGGGAGATGGTCCAGGACGCGGTGAACCGGTGGTGGTGGCCGTCGCTGATGATGTTCGGCCCGCCCGACGACCGCTCGCCCAACTCGGCGCAGTCGATGGCCTGGAAGATCAAGCGGCACAGCAACGACGAGCTGCGCCAGCGCTTCGTCGACATGACGGTGCCGCAGGCCGGGGCGCTCGGCGTGACCCTGCCCGACCCATCGCTTGCCTGGAACGCCGACCGCGGGCATTACGACTTCGGCACGCCGGACTGGGCCGAGCTGTCCCGGGTGATCTCGGGCGACGGGCCGTGCAACGCCCAGCGCATCGAGCGCCGGCGCCGGGCGGACGAGGACGGCGCCTGGGTCCGCGAAGCCGCGGCCGCCCACGCCGCGAAGCAGATGGGAGTCCCGGCGTGA
- the paaB gene encoding 1,2-phenylacetyl-CoA epoxidase subunit PaaB has protein sequence MSEQEIRHEWPLFEVFVRAKRGLNHVHVGSLRAADHRMALLHARDLYTRRNEGVSIWVVRSDDVAASGPDEKEAFFAPSGDKAYRHPTYYSIPDSVPHI, from the coding sequence GTGAGTGAGCAGGAGATCCGGCACGAGTGGCCGCTGTTCGAGGTGTTCGTCCGCGCCAAGCGGGGCCTCAACCACGTGCACGTCGGCTCGCTGCGCGCGGCGGACCACCGCATGGCCCTGCTGCACGCGCGTGATCTCTACACGCGGCGTAACGAGGGCGTCAGCATCTGGGTGGTGCGTTCCGACGACGTGGCCGCGTCCGGCCCGGACGAGAAGGAGGCCTTCTTCGCGCCGAGCGGCGACAAGGCGTACCGGCACCCGACGTACTACTCCATTCCCGACTCCGTACCGCACATCTGA